A region of the Roseobacter denitrificans OCh 114 genome:
GCCTGACGGGATCGAGGATTTCATCATCACGATCGTCTACCCCTTTGTGGGCAAAGGCTGGCACCTCACGCTTGGGCTGCTCTTCATGATGGTGGTGATCTTCCTGCCCGGTGGTCTTGTTCAGGGCGGTCAGAAAGTCGCGGGTCTGTTCCGGCGCAAGAAACCCGCCGATGACAAGCCTGATGGCAAAACAACACCTGCGGAATAAGGAGACGACGTTATGGGAATTCTCGAAGTCAAAAACGTCAACAAGCGGTTCGGGGGCCTGCAAGCCCTCGGCGACGTGAACCTCTCCATCGCAGAGCGGTCGGTGCATGCGATCATCGGGCCGAATGGCGCGGGCAAATCCACGCTGCTCAACTGTCTGGTCGGCAAGCTGATCCCTGATACCGGATCGGTCATGTTTGACGGGCAATCCGTGCTGGGGCGCAAGCCGCATCAGATTTGTCAGATGGGCATCAGCCGGGTGTTTCAGACCCCCGAAATCTTTGGCGATCTGTCCGTCATGGAGAACATGATGATCCCCTGTTTCGCCAAACGCGACGGCGCATTCGAGCTGAACGCGATCAGCAATGTGATGTCGCAAAAGGACGTGGTCGGCGAAGCGGAACATATGCTCGAAGACATGAACATGATCGACAAGCGTGAGATGCAGGCGAGTTCCCTGTCGCGCGGCGACAAACGACGCCTTGAGATTGGCATGTGCCTCAGCCAGCAACCCCGCCTGTTGCTGCTGGATGAACCAACAGCCGGCATGGCGCGCGCCGACACGAACAACACCATTGACC
Encoded here:
- a CDS encoding ABC transporter ATP-binding protein, with amino-acid sequence MGILEVKNVNKRFGGLQALGDVNLSIAERSVHAIIGPNGAGKSTLLNCLVGKLIPDTGSVMFDGQSVLGRKPHQICQMGISRVFQTPEIFGDLSVMENMMIPCFAKRDGAFELNAISNVMSQKDVVGEAEHMLEDMNMIDKREMQASSLSRGDKRRLEIGMCLSQQPRLLLLDEPTAGMARADTNNTIDLLKQISDERDITIAIIEHDMHVVFSLAQRITVLAQGTPLVEDTPDNIKGHPKVREAYLGETQTAA